The proteins below are encoded in one region of Planctopirus limnophila DSM 3776:
- a CDS encoding aldehyde dehydrogenase family protein: MFDVPILRFGKPYDSMEKVDINHFETGETLARLHQATGAMVKMDLRKAQQSREALRQFSIDDLIEKCKKAADLYLNAELPCGTGKLTPEQFCNMQSATTGIPISLCAFNMRKNAYVLSHMGEVIDALTRGLPHEILSKGYGMESRGVMVSYQATTPILGAVLPSNSPGVHTLWLPAIPMQIGLMLKPGSQEFWTPYRITEAFFAAGIPREAISLYPGGHDVGGGLLSDAHRCMIFGSQQTVQQHAGNPRVSVHGPGFSKIILGDDLVDHWEDYLDTMVDSVAANGGRGCINCSSIYASRHTKEIAQAIAKKMSEIVPLPATDPKAILAASTTAGVAESVSNQIDEGLKDGYSTDVSAAFHGGNRIGKLGKSEYLLPTVIHCSSPEAKLANAEYMFPFTSVVECPQNQTIKAIGPTLVCTAITEDPKFSQQLLDAYNIDRLNIGRVKTVQLNWLQPHEGNLVEFLFRNRAFQNSPPPAH, from the coding sequence ATGTTCGACGTACCCATCCTTCGCTTTGGCAAACCTTACGACAGTATGGAAAAAGTGGATATTAACCACTTTGAAACCGGCGAAACTCTGGCCAGACTGCATCAGGCCACAGGGGCCATGGTGAAGATGGACCTGCGGAAAGCCCAGCAGTCGCGCGAAGCACTCCGCCAGTTTTCGATCGACGATCTGATTGAGAAATGCAAGAAGGCGGCCGACCTTTACCTCAATGCCGAACTTCCCTGCGGCACCGGGAAACTCACTCCTGAGCAGTTCTGCAACATGCAGTCCGCAACGACCGGTATTCCCATTTCGCTTTGTGCCTTCAATATGCGAAAGAATGCGTACGTTCTCTCGCACATGGGCGAAGTGATCGACGCTCTCACACGCGGCCTGCCCCACGAGATTCTCTCGAAGGGCTACGGCATGGAATCGCGGGGAGTCATGGTCAGCTATCAGGCCACAACGCCGATTCTGGGGGCTGTTCTCCCCTCGAATTCGCCGGGAGTTCATACACTCTGGCTCCCAGCGATCCCCATGCAGATTGGTTTGATGCTCAAGCCCGGCTCACAGGAGTTCTGGACACCTTATCGCATCACGGAAGCATTCTTTGCTGCAGGCATTCCTCGCGAGGCCATTTCGCTGTATCCCGGTGGTCATGATGTCGGCGGTGGACTGCTCAGCGACGCTCATCGCTGCATGATCTTCGGCAGCCAGCAGACTGTTCAGCAGCATGCAGGCAATCCCCGCGTCTCTGTTCATGGCCCGGGCTTCAGCAAGATCATTCTGGGCGACGACCTCGTGGATCACTGGGAAGATTACCTCGATACCATGGTCGATAGCGTGGCGGCCAATGGTGGTCGCGGGTGTATCAATTGCTCCAGCATCTATGCCTCCCGGCACACGAAGGAAATCGCCCAGGCAATCGCGAAGAAGATGTCCGAAATTGTGCCTCTTCCCGCAACGGATCCCAAAGCCATTCTCGCAGCATCCACAACAGCGGGTGTGGCTGAAAGTGTCTCGAACCAGATCGATGAAGGTCTGAAGGATGGCTACTCAACCGATGTCAGTGCGGCTTTCCATGGCGGTAACCGCATCGGGAAACTGGGGAAGTCCGAATACCTGCTCCCGACGGTCATTCACTGCTCGTCGCCCGAAGCCAAACTCGCGAATGCCGAGTACATGTTCCCCTTTACTTCGGTTGTCGAATGCCCGCAGAATCAGACGATCAAGGCCATTGGCCCCACACTGGTCTGCACAGCGATCACGGAAGATCCCAAGTTCAGCCAGCAACTGCTCGATGCGTATAACATCGACCGGCTGAACATTGGCCGGGTCAAGACGGTCCAATTGAACTGGCTCCAGCCGCACGAAGGAAACCTGGTCGAGTTTCTCTTCAGAAACCGCGCCTTCCAGAACAGCCCGCCACCAGCCCATTGA
- a CDS encoding type I polyketide synthase, producing the protein MSQRSPSSADSHEKIAIVGLGGYFPGAGDLRGFWSNIHSGVDAGRNVPQGRWRLESRYALGPFSQPDKALSTWGCYLDEGVWNLFPHRPSISQHLPSITEAEWNGLDPLFRLGLKTAFQTIESTQNSLLRGTDQNRPAGSLNLQTFDPARCGVILGSIALPIESINDLCWDVLGSRYLSKVLEASTGTKSPGPHGSADSQRWSEQNRYALSLPAAIIARELGWRGPAFTLDAACASSIYAVKLAMNELRAGRADVMLAGGLSRPDCQYTQIGFSQLKALSQGQKCRPLDARADGLVVGEGAGMFLLMRLQDAIAAGLEIHAVLVEAGLSNDRGGSLLSPRAEGQLRAMRAAYQRAGWLPESVDLIECHATGTPVGDQVEIASLHELWRQAGYRSSRAVLGAVKSNVGHLLTGAGAAALMKVVLALKHQILPCTANYEQPAGLLQEPHSPFAVLRESQRWEAPGHGLPRRAAVNGFGFGGINGHLLVEEFLDEESGKETDSPSTHHPVQVSVATELTTPQPEQEPVAIIGFSAALGEASIEQLFERWQSRHPEREAVPTEDPQLSWPVQRFRIPPVEQQDMLPQQGLMLDVASEAKAHAGLEGSLGDRCGLFVGIALDIESSNFHLRWRLEQELRDSGISATEDHAAVIESLVNGLHPPLTPNRVMGNLGGIVASRVARELDCGGPSFVLSSEEASSFEALRQASEALRLREIDLALACAVDLPDADQTGLWKSTLPDNSTYGAGAFVLKRLSDAQRDGDQIYALIENITSGAGEAPSQELPHVFPSISALLGPAGVASGMIDAIAAVACLATRSLPPGAADALGKSAKGWQYWLRNRAEGSRQATIRCESPTGLWSVLRLKEAPQPVLSSLEATRPHLTELPLVIWPEPQTFGNEADSIAEASPAHLTTQHQLAERARSLLTAWENSAVNGLSGRHVGPSRWRHFCEVYAVRPQGVTRPLAILMVSSNASVVSLLEQITTASGQEELSQEGVLYLSSAPQNPQLAFVFPGSGSHFLGMGRELGQAFPEILEQQDRENLRLADQYRPDLLWNGESSAAIAGDHRAMIFGQVTLATLMCDLLARFGVVPQAAIGNSLGESSALFGLRIWTARDEMLSRMLASRLFTGLLTPPFDTARQAWNIPPDEPVPWTSGVVECPADRLWPAIARKPKVALLIVLAPQKCLIGGDAAQVTEMLEELSLSITPLPAPSTVHLGFVQQVEDQWRALHLLPVQLRPEITVYSTATSKAYIPSTTACAEAITSQALHTIDFPAVIEAARQEGTNLFLEIGPGSTCTRLIETILTNRDQQVSVRSACPLTAHPVRHFVRTLAWLAVRGVAVDLAPLFAPCQLTKLFEGKRKTASLPNSPQIEIPIRRLNWKQIPVVTSEVAGVLQELLRNESSRSESHPHPGPLPEGEGINNRPLPEGEEIAAEQLIDTKTSSATPMTMNSPETLDAAEAAYLAFEERLARLQAEGEFELAPHQEVVLSTNSAASKRDKSTPPRSLSREECLEFAIGKIGEALGPLFAAADQYPTRVRLPDEPLMLVDRITNIEGEPLSMSHGCVVTEHDVHAARWYLDGGRIPTAIAVESGQADLFLAGWLGIDLQTRGLAVYRLLDAIVTFHRGLPVPGETIVYNIRILKFFQQGETWLFKFEFDGTVNGEPLITMREGCAGFFTESALAAGKGIIHSTLDLAPRPGKLPADWLEPVAITPGNLSDAQVEQLREGDLVGAFGQAFAGLPLHKPYTIPGGKLRLVDRVLEIEPGGGKYGLGRIRAALDIHPDDWFLECHFCDDHVMPGTLMYECCLHTLRIYLLRMGWVGETGEVVSEPVVGIESRLKCRGQVLASTKEVWYEVTIRELGYGREGSHGDAYCLADALMFADGKPIVEISNMSLRFTGLTKARVEAIWAGRKIEDPHPNPLPEGEGIREVKKSGASGGNTPLYDVRPAIYPLERITAYSIGKPSEAFGPEYTVFDHDRKIARLPGPPFQFLDRIVEVGGPPFVMKAGCHCVAQYDVPVDAWYFSANRQPEMPFSVLLETALQPCGWLAAYAGSALTSETDLKFRNLGGKATQHRPVTPEIGTLTTTARMTQASMSGGMIIQHFSMEMFARDELVYSGTTYFGFFSAASLANQVGLRDAKRVVLENFAASESFSQAPPFPEASYSFVDQITHCLVQQGSVPGRPELAGFVRGEAQVNPAAWYYKAHFYEDPVMPGSLGLEAFLQVIKHWMVKAEIVSTHGGVNFETPVCGTPQAWVYRGQVIPKDSLVTIDAEIVSIDRTTNTVIANGWLEVDGRVIYQMTGWAVRGVG; encoded by the coding sequence GTGTCTCAACGTTCCCCAAGCTCTGCTGATTCCCATGAGAAAATCGCCATTGTCGGCCTGGGAGGGTACTTTCCCGGAGCGGGCGATTTGCGTGGCTTCTGGAGCAATATTCACTCAGGTGTTGATGCCGGGAGAAATGTTCCGCAGGGTCGCTGGAGGTTGGAGAGCCGCTATGCACTGGGGCCGTTTTCTCAGCCGGATAAAGCCCTCTCGACCTGGGGCTGTTATCTCGATGAAGGGGTCTGGAATCTCTTTCCCCACCGGCCGTCCATTTCCCAACATCTGCCCTCCATCACTGAAGCCGAATGGAACGGGCTCGATCCCCTCTTTCGCCTCGGGCTGAAGACGGCCTTCCAGACGATCGAGAGCACACAAAACTCACTGCTGCGGGGGACAGATCAGAACAGGCCAGCCGGCTCGCTGAACCTGCAGACGTTTGACCCGGCCCGCTGTGGTGTGATCCTCGGCAGCATCGCTCTCCCCATCGAATCCATCAACGATCTGTGCTGGGATGTTCTCGGTTCGAGATACCTCTCGAAAGTGCTCGAGGCCTCCACGGGAACAAAATCACCTGGGCCCCACGGCTCGGCAGATTCCCAGCGCTGGTCTGAGCAGAACCGATACGCGCTGAGCTTGCCTGCAGCGATCATTGCTCGCGAACTCGGCTGGCGTGGCCCGGCATTCACACTCGATGCCGCCTGTGCCTCATCGATCTACGCCGTCAAGCTGGCGATGAATGAACTCCGCGCGGGACGGGCCGACGTGATGCTGGCGGGAGGGCTTTCCCGACCCGATTGCCAGTACACACAGATTGGATTTTCACAGCTCAAGGCGCTCTCTCAAGGGCAGAAGTGCCGTCCACTCGATGCCCGCGCCGATGGGTTGGTCGTCGGTGAGGGAGCGGGGATGTTCCTGTTGATGAGGCTCCAGGATGCGATTGCAGCCGGCCTGGAAATTCATGCCGTGCTGGTGGAGGCGGGGCTTTCGAATGATCGGGGTGGCAGCCTGCTTTCACCTCGGGCGGAAGGCCAGTTAAGGGCCATGCGGGCGGCTTATCAGCGGGCGGGATGGTTACCCGAAAGTGTTGATCTCATCGAATGTCATGCCACGGGAACACCAGTCGGAGATCAGGTCGAGATTGCCAGCCTGCATGAACTCTGGCGGCAGGCAGGCTATCGCTCATCCCGGGCTGTGCTGGGAGCAGTGAAATCGAATGTGGGCCATCTGCTGACGGGTGCCGGTGCGGCTGCTCTGATGAAAGTCGTGCTGGCTCTCAAGCATCAGATATTGCCCTGTACTGCCAATTATGAGCAGCCAGCCGGTCTGCTCCAGGAACCACATTCTCCCTTTGCAGTTTTGCGCGAGAGTCAACGCTGGGAAGCCCCAGGTCATGGTCTCCCCCGGCGTGCCGCTGTGAATGGTTTTGGATTTGGCGGCATCAACGGGCATCTGCTGGTGGAAGAGTTTCTCGACGAAGAATCTGGAAAGGAGACAGATTCCCCCTCAACTCATCACCCGGTCCAGGTGAGTGTCGCCACCGAACTGACAACGCCACAGCCGGAACAAGAGCCAGTCGCGATCATCGGTTTCTCGGCAGCACTTGGCGAAGCATCGATCGAGCAACTGTTCGAGCGGTGGCAAAGCCGACATCCCGAACGGGAAGCTGTACCAACGGAAGATCCTCAACTCTCCTGGCCTGTGCAGCGTTTTCGGATCCCTCCCGTCGAGCAGCAGGATATGCTCCCTCAACAGGGTCTGATGCTCGATGTGGCCAGCGAAGCCAAAGCACATGCGGGTCTTGAAGGCTCCTTAGGAGATCGCTGCGGGCTGTTTGTCGGCATTGCCCTCGATATCGAATCGTCGAACTTTCATTTACGCTGGCGACTCGAACAGGAACTGCGCGACTCGGGAATCTCTGCGACCGAAGATCACGCAGCCGTCATCGAATCTTTGGTGAATGGGCTGCATCCTCCGCTCACCCCCAATCGAGTGATGGGAAATCTCGGTGGGATTGTGGCCAGTCGCGTCGCCCGCGAACTCGATTGCGGCGGCCCCTCGTTTGTCCTTTCGAGCGAAGAGGCCAGCAGTTTTGAAGCCCTCCGTCAGGCCAGCGAGGCGCTACGATTAAGAGAAATCGATCTGGCTCTGGCGTGCGCTGTCGATCTGCCGGATGCTGATCAAACCGGGTTGTGGAAGAGTACGCTTCCCGACAACTCGACCTATGGTGCCGGTGCTTTCGTCCTCAAACGGCTCTCGGATGCCCAGCGCGATGGTGATCAGATCTATGCCTTGATCGAGAATATCACGTCTGGTGCCGGTGAGGCTCCATCTCAGGAACTACCACACGTCTTTCCTTCAATCTCGGCTCTTTTGGGGCCTGCGGGTGTGGCTTCCGGGATGATCGACGCGATTGCCGCTGTGGCTTGCCTCGCGACGCGATCACTCCCACCCGGTGCAGCCGATGCCCTCGGGAAAAGCGCCAAGGGCTGGCAATACTGGTTGAGAAATCGAGCTGAAGGTTCGCGCCAAGCCACCATCAGATGTGAATCTCCGACAGGCTTGTGGAGTGTGCTTCGGCTTAAGGAAGCTCCACAGCCGGTGTTATCATCGCTGGAAGCGACCAGGCCACACTTAACCGAATTGCCGCTGGTGATCTGGCCTGAGCCACAAACATTTGGTAACGAGGCAGACAGCATTGCAGAAGCTTCGCCTGCTCACCTGACAACCCAACATCAACTGGCAGAGCGGGCGCGTTCGTTACTGACTGCGTGGGAGAACTCGGCTGTCAATGGTTTGAGTGGGCGGCATGTGGGGCCCAGCCGGTGGCGGCACTTTTGCGAGGTGTATGCAGTCCGCCCGCAAGGAGTAACGCGACCACTCGCCATTCTGATGGTTTCGTCGAATGCATCAGTGGTGAGCTTGCTGGAGCAAATCACGACCGCTTCAGGCCAGGAAGAGTTGAGCCAGGAGGGTGTGCTCTACCTTTCTTCAGCACCTCAGAATCCTCAGCTGGCCTTTGTTTTTCCAGGTTCGGGGAGCCATTTTCTGGGGATGGGACGAGAGCTTGGGCAGGCTTTTCCGGAGATCCTCGAACAGCAGGATCGCGAGAATCTGCGACTGGCCGATCAGTACCGGCCTGACTTGTTGTGGAATGGTGAATCGTCAGCAGCCATAGCGGGCGATCATCGGGCGATGATTTTCGGACAGGTGACGCTGGCCACATTGATGTGCGATCTCCTGGCCCGCTTTGGAGTCGTTCCTCAAGCCGCGATTGGTAACAGTCTCGGGGAATCCTCAGCACTCTTCGGATTAAGAATCTGGACAGCCCGCGATGAAATGCTGTCGCGCATGCTGGCCTCGCGACTGTTTACCGGTCTATTAACACCACCGTTCGATACGGCCCGCCAGGCATGGAACATTCCTCCCGATGAACCTGTCCCCTGGACGAGTGGAGTGGTCGAATGCCCGGCTGATCGACTCTGGCCAGCCATTGCCAGAAAACCAAAGGTGGCATTACTGATTGTACTCGCTCCGCAAAAATGCCTGATTGGCGGCGATGCAGCGCAAGTGACCGAAATGCTGGAAGAGCTTTCGCTCTCGATCACACCTTTGCCGGCGCCCAGTACAGTCCATTTGGGTTTTGTGCAGCAGGTGGAAGATCAGTGGCGGGCACTGCATCTGTTGCCTGTTCAACTGCGACCAGAGATCACGGTCTACAGCACAGCGACATCGAAGGCCTACATCCCTTCCACGACGGCCTGTGCGGAAGCAATCACTTCGCAGGCACTGCATACGATTGATTTCCCGGCAGTCATTGAAGCCGCCCGCCAGGAGGGAACTAATCTGTTTCTGGAGATTGGCCCGGGCAGCACCTGCACGCGTTTGATTGAAACCATTCTCACAAACCGTGATCAACAAGTTTCCGTGCGGAGCGCCTGCCCGCTGACAGCTCATCCCGTGCGACATTTTGTCCGTACACTCGCGTGGCTCGCTGTCCGGGGAGTGGCTGTCGATTTGGCTCCACTCTTCGCACCATGCCAGCTCACGAAGCTCTTTGAAGGAAAACGAAAGACTGCGAGCCTGCCCAACAGCCCGCAGATCGAGATCCCGATCCGACGCTTGAACTGGAAGCAGATCCCCGTTGTGACAAGCGAAGTCGCGGGTGTTCTGCAAGAATTACTGCGGAATGAAAGTTCTCGCTCAGAGTCTCACCCTCACCCTGGCCCTCTCCCTGAGGGAGAGGGAATAAATAATCGGCCTCTCCCTGAGGGAGAGGAGATTGCTGCTGAACAACTGATTGATACCAAGACATCAAGTGCGACGCCCATGACGATGAATTCCCCAGAAACTCTCGATGCTGCTGAAGCGGCCTATCTGGCTTTTGAAGAGCGGTTAGCCCGTTTGCAGGCAGAAGGTGAGTTCGAGCTCGCTCCTCATCAGGAAGTGGTTCTGAGTACGAATTCGGCTGCCTCGAAACGCGATAAATCGACACCGCCGCGGAGTCTCTCGCGCGAGGAGTGTCTGGAGTTCGCGATTGGGAAAATTGGCGAGGCACTGGGGCCACTCTTTGCAGCGGCCGACCAGTACCCCACGCGTGTGCGGCTGCCGGATGAGCCACTCATGTTGGTGGATCGAATCACGAACATCGAAGGCGAACCACTGTCGATGTCGCACGGCTGCGTGGTGACAGAACACGATGTGCACGCAGCGCGGTGGTATCTGGATGGTGGACGAATCCCGACCGCGATTGCGGTAGAATCAGGTCAGGCCGATCTCTTTCTCGCGGGCTGGCTGGGGATAGATCTGCAAACCCGTGGCCTGGCGGTTTATCGTCTTCTCGATGCGATTGTCACATTCCACCGGGGTCTGCCAGTTCCTGGCGAAACGATTGTCTATAACATTCGCATTCTCAAATTCTTCCAGCAGGGTGAGACCTGGCTGTTCAAATTTGAATTCGATGGAACAGTCAATGGCGAGCCACTGATTACGATGCGCGAAGGGTGTGCCGGGTTCTTCACCGAATCGGCGTTGGCAGCAGGGAAAGGGATCATCCACAGCACACTCGATCTCGCACCGCGGCCTGGCAAGCTCCCGGCCGATTGGCTCGAACCCGTTGCCATCACACCAGGGAATCTGAGTGACGCACAGGTCGAACAGCTGAGAGAGGGAGATCTTGTCGGTGCTTTTGGTCAGGCATTTGCCGGGCTGCCACTGCACAAGCCTTACACCATTCCGGGTGGCAAGCTGAGACTCGTGGATCGAGTCCTCGAGATTGAACCCGGTGGTGGGAAGTATGGGCTGGGACGGATTCGTGCCGCACTCGATATCCATCCCGACGACTGGTTCCTCGAATGTCACTTCTGTGATGACCATGTGATGCCGGGGACGTTGATGTATGAGTGCTGCCTGCACACGTTGCGGATTTATCTGCTCCGCATGGGGTGGGTGGGGGAAACGGGTGAGGTGGTATCGGAACCGGTCGTGGGGATCGAAAGTCGGCTCAAGTGCCGGGGGCAGGTGCTGGCCTCAACGAAAGAGGTCTGGTACGAAGTCACGATTCGCGAGCTGGGTTATGGGAGAGAGGGTTCCCATGGAGATGCCTATTGCCTGGCCGATGCGCTGATGTTCGCAGATGGCAAGCCGATTGTGGAAATCAGCAACATGTCGCTGCGGTTCACGGGGCTGACGAAAGCCCGTGTGGAAGCGATCTGGGCGGGAAGGAAGATTGAAGACCCTCACCCTAACCCTCTCCCAGAGGGAGAGGGAATAAGAGAAGTTAAGAAGAGCGGGGCGAGTGGAGGAAACACTCCACTGTACGATGTGCGGCCAGCCATCTATCCTCTCGAAAGGATTACGGCTTATTCGATTGGCAAGCCTTCGGAAGCTTTCGGGCCCGAGTACACAGTCTTCGACCACGATCGCAAGATTGCGCGACTGCCCGGCCCTCCGTTTCAGTTTCTGGATCGGATTGTGGAAGTCGGTGGGCCACCTTTTGTCATGAAGGCTGGCTGTCATTGCGTTGCCCAGTACGATGTCCCTGTCGATGCCTGGTATTTCAGCGCGAATCGACAGCCCGAAATGCCATTTTCAGTGCTGCTGGAAACAGCTTTGCAACCTTGTGGCTGGCTGGCGGCTTATGCCGGCTCAGCACTCACCAGCGAAACCGATCTCAAGTTTCGCAATCTCGGGGGCAAAGCGACTCAACATCGGCCCGTGACTCCCGAGATTGGTACGTTGACCACCACAGCCCGCATGACGCAGGCTTCGATGTCAGGCGGCATGATCATTCAGCACTTCTCGATGGAGATGTTTGCCCGGGATGAACTCGTCTACTCGGGAACGACTTACTTCGGGTTCTTTTCAGCGGCATCACTCGCCAATCAGGTCGGCCTGCGAGATGCCAAGCGTGTGGTGCTGGAAAATTTCGCTGCCTCGGAAAGCTTCTCACAAGCGCCACCTTTTCCTGAAGCGAGTTATTCGTTTGTCGATCAGATCACACATTGTCTGGTCCAGCAGGGCAGTGTTCCCGGACGGCCCGAGCTGGCTGGTTTTGTCCGTGGGGAGGCGCAAGTCAATCCGGCAGCATGGTATTACAAGGCGCACTTCTACGAAGACCCGGTGATGCCTGGATCGCTGGGGCTGGAAGCCTTTTTGCAGGTGATCAAGCACTGGATGGTCAAAGCCGAAATCGTGAGTACGCATGGTGGAGTGAACTTTGAAACACCTGTGTGTGGTACGCCGCAGGCATGGGTCTATCGTGGTCAGGTGATTCCCAAAGACAGCCTGGTGACGATTGATGCCGAGATCGTTTCGATTGATCGAACAACCAATACGGTCATTGCCAATGGCTGGCTGGAAGTCGATGGGCGGGTGATCTACCAGATGACAGGTTGGGCAGTGCGGGGTGTCGGTTGA